TATCCTTATGGGAACGTCATTCAGTATCCGAATGGTATTTTAGTAGACATGGAACAAGGAATGGAAAATCCAATAGTAGATGGAGGTTTTGGAGGTCTCAAAGGGCAAAACCCCCCATGGGAATCTGTTTCACCATTCACACTTACTAACGATTCGGTTGTAAGCATTGTTAATAGCGCAAAAACTTACCTGAACCTAACAGGACCGGATTTCTACGGCTCGCCGTCGGAGCAACTGCAATATAATTTCCCTATAATAAATGTCCTTCCACATGGCCTAGCATACTATAATAAAGATGGAATATTAGGACAGTATAATTATCTAGGGGATTTTATTCCGTTCAATTTAACTTTGATTTTGCAATCATCTTCAATCAATAGAGTATATGTATTATTCATCTGGGAAAATGCTTCGGGAACGTTCGTACAGACAGATATGCCCGTTTACTTCCCCGCTAATGGTCAATGGAATATGGTTACGGTAACTGTCCCATCTTCAGTTTGGCCTAAATATTGGAATCTGGGCGACCTATCTTCTGTTCCTTTACTGATAGGAATAGGTTTGGCGATTCCTGGAGCTGAAGCTAATCAAACAGGAAATACTGGCGTATACGTCGCAGATGTTGCAACGAATTATCCTACGACCTACGGACCTTCTTTTACCGTTACTAATAAAGGGAGTTATGTCATATTCAACGAATCATGGACTAGCGACTCTCTTGATGCGACGTTTTGGATTGCATATATTTTAGGTCAGAGTGATGCTATAGAAGTACTGGCTTCAGCACCGGTTAACGGCTCATGGATTTATTTGGGTTATAACGGACTGGCAACTATAGGAACTGGATATACAGTATTAGGAACTCCTAGCGGGATTTTGAAGAACTATCAGAATGCGAATAACATTAGCTGGACCTATCTCGGCTGCAATTTCGGCAAATGGTTCCTATTGTCTACCAAATATGCGCCGAACTGGATCGGAGCTTTTCAATTACTATTTATGTTCCCGATGGCTGGCTCAACAAATCCTTATGTGGATACTTTAAGTTATGCAGCATATATGGGGGATCCAGTTGAGGTCCGTAACACATTGTACTTTGGTAGCTATACGACCTTACCGGGCTATTTCCAGTGGGTGCAGGTGGCATACGAAAATAACGGAAATGATGGGATATTCGGCTTCTTCTTAATGCCTAGCGTAGATTACTTGGTTTCGCCGAATACAATAGTAAACGATCTATTTCCTTCAAATTTCACCTGCTATAATCCTTCATCGATTTCATCATATTGGTGGACAGCGGACTGGGGCGAGAATTATTATGAGGGCGAGATCATCTATGCTTTGGCGCTACTAGGCGAGTACGGAAATACACAAGCATTAAGCATGGCGGAACAAGCGTGGACCGCATACTATGATCAGCTTCAGAGTGTAGGGGGATTAACTTATACTTCATCTTTAGCCAGGTTTATTATGGCAACAATATTACTATATAATATAACGCATAATAGTCAATATTCTAACGCATACACTACGTTAGGTAATTGGCTTTTACAATACCAAAACGATAGCAAGTATGCATATGTATACATACCGATGTGGTACCATAAGGACCCTGCAGTCACAACGGTAAACGGCTTCGATTCCTACGGATATATAATAAACGAAACATCTGGCATGGACGTAGGTACGGTAATATCAGGTAGTTCGATAGGGCTGAATTTCTTCGAAGATATCCCGCTTAATACGTCGTATGGAATCAGCCTCATTACTAATGGAACCGGTAAATTGCCTTTCACCTACACTAATAGCCTTAACGTTAGCGGGACATTTACCACATATTTGTTTATGAATGGAGGCGGAACAGCAACAACAGCTAACATTTCTATTACTGTGCAAATAGCATATGATGGAAATATACTGCAGACAATAGGATCCGCAACAGTCACTAATGTACCCATACCTGCCGGCGGATCCTCAGGCTCACCGCCGTTCTATCCTATTAAGATCACAGTACCAGTTTTGACGACAGTTAATGCCCCGCCAAGTTCTACGATTGTTGTAGGTTGGCATATCACAGCACCGCAAACAGTTTATGTTCTCGTAGATAGTACAAATGGACCATCTAATGTTACTA
This genomic window from Acidianus manzaensis contains:
- a CDS encoding end-filament protein yields the protein MKKSLLPILLILIVLEIVSGFSIVNASSLPPLYVEDAANAEIHTLWSKSPTGTYAFHEAPSVNNSFWIDDNAKFLESVAPWWQSYSNPYINDILNFISQGDVNGLFIKRFEYPLNPVQPITIGSLSGYTNGFYDIVGNPIDNTFSIRSYYNPSLAIVYPYGNVIQYPNGILVDMEQGMENPIVDGGFGGLKGQNPPWESVSPFTLTNDSVVSIVNSAKTYLNLTGPDFYGSPSEQLQYNFPIINVLPHGLAYYNKDGILGQYNYLGDFIPFNLTLILQSSSINRVYVLFIWENASGTFVQTDMPVYFPANGQWNMVTVTVPSSVWPKYWNLGDLSSVPLLIGIGLAIPGAEANQTGNTGVYVADVATNYPTTYGPSFTVTNKGSYVIFNESWTSDSLDATFWIAYILGQSDAIEVLASAPVNGSWIYLGYNGLATIGTGYTVLGTPSGILKNYQNANNISWTYLGCNFGKWFLLSTKYAPNWIGAFQLLFMFPMAGSTNPYVDTLSYAAYMGDPVEVRNTLYFGSYTTLPGYFQWVQVAYENNGNDGIFGFFLMPSVDYLVSPNTIVNDLFPSNFTCYNPSSISSYWWTADWGENYYEGEIIYALALLGEYGNTQALSMAEQAWTAYYDQLQSVGGLTYTSSLARFIMATILLYNITHNSQYSNAYTTLGNWLLQYQNDSKYAYVYIPMWYHKDPAVTTVNGFDSYGYIINETSGMDVGTVISGSSIGLNFFEDIPLNTSYGISLITNGTGKLPFTYTNSLNVSGTFTTYLFMNGGGTATTANISITVQIAYDGNILQTIGSATVTNVPIPAGGSSGSPPFYPIKITVPVLTTVNAPPSSTIVVGWHITAPQTVYVLVDSTNGPSNVTIPLSWLNPFYGLFTIPEITNPNPGVHVYPQPYFLDVSAMAGQALVALYYATHNPTYLQRAELIEQAIHYGEVPTPTYGILGVSNPPVTYRLWVYANYSAVDTDYYTYKAELVSEFADAIGNNTLASLAISRVWQRSAYDYPSSYIYYVARYGSGLQMNSETQPWGDVATQDYVDTWGAPNLDLFWASLPQEDYIMNQTWNGTALKIFLYAYGNDQVQLLLLTTTTNFNIIVNGNYTNYGANHQILQIIFTPHAGINEIIIVPNPTNQTSINTGINTSTSSTTCSSSLLNSFNIPKQFQEILGFIIYFITVGLMYLFTRNKIITLLSSLTATVIIYALALWPMYTLFLVGAVSLFMLFYSIRGGGEDGS